A region from the Thermanaeromonas toyohensis ToBE genome encodes:
- a CDS encoding CheB methylesterase domain-containing protein — MLASQSPVYPPGQEGRCTNVAGHGEGERPWERKVEVVAIGTSTGGPAALQVILSRLPRNLAAGVLIVQHMPSGFTSFLARRLNEVSPLEVKEAEGGEIIRPGLVLLAPAGQQMLVELRQGQPCVLLTSESPLPTPFHPSFDALLFTLAPIYGSRCLAVVLTGMGQDGVRGLKALKAAGGFVLAQDQATSVVYGMPRAAVEAGVVDKVLPLEEIPRAIVELVGLKELP, encoded by the coding sequence TTGCTAGCTAGTCAGTCTCCGGTGTATCCTCCAGGCCAAGAAGGGCGCTGCACCAATGTAGCTGGACACGGGGAAGGGGAACGACCCTGGGAGCGAAAGGTGGAAGTGGTGGCCATAGGTACTTCCACTGGGGGGCCTGCGGCTTTACAGGTTATATTGAGCCGCTTACCGCGTAATCTTGCGGCCGGTGTTCTTATCGTACAGCATATGCCTTCTGGGTTCACAAGTTTTCTAGCCAGAAGGCTAAACGAAGTTTCACCTTTAGAGGTAAAGGAGGCTGAAGGTGGGGAGATCATCCGTCCCGGCCTGGTGCTTTTGGCTCCCGCAGGCCAGCAGATGTTAGTAGAACTGCGGCAGGGTCAGCCCTGTGTTCTTTTGACTTCCGAAAGCCCCCTCCCTACACCTTTTCACCCCTCCTTCGATGCCCTTCTTTTCACCTTGGCCCCTATTTATGGCTCCCGCTGTCTGGCAGTGGTGCTTACGGGTATGGGCCAGGATGGTGTACGGGGCCTTAAGGCCCTTAAAGCAGCTGGTGGATTTGTTTTAGCCCAGGATCAAGCTACCTCTGTAGTTTACGGTATGCCCCGGGCTGCTGTAGAAGCCGGGGTAGTGGATAAGGTTTTACCCCTTGAGGAAATACCCCGGGCTATAGTGGAGCTAGTGGGCCTTAAGGAATTGCCTTAA
- a CDS encoding DUF1540 domain-containing protein yields MATKVYCRVANCVHWDSNRCTAQEITIAVEGTPSNASAISDRETECETFKKRD; encoded by the coding sequence ATGGCTACTAAGGTATATTGCCGGGTAGCTAACTGTGTTCATTGGGACAGCAACAGGTGCACAGCCCAAGAGATCACTATAGCTGTAGAAGGTACGCCTAGTAATGCCTCGGCCATTAGCGACCGCGAGACAGAATGTGAAACCTTTAAAAAACGGGATTAA
- the flgM gene encoding flagellar biosynthesis anti-sigma factor FlgM — translation MKIQGQGPINLTPLLNGYIRQVKTGEPGKQETLDRADISSAARFLRELLQRSAELPEVREAKVGELRARILSGTYHVSLDDLVDSILRELKS, via the coding sequence GTGAAGATACAGGGTCAAGGTCCCATAAATTTAACCCCCTTACTTAATGGGTATATCCGTCAAGTTAAAACAGGTGAGCCGGGGAAGCAGGAGACTTTGGACCGTGCCGATATCTCTTCTGCTGCTCGCTTTTTAAGGGAGCTTCTACAACGGAGTGCGGAGCTGCCTGAAGTTCGTGAGGCTAAGGTGGGGGAGTTAAGGGCCCGTATTCTCTCTGGCACTTATCATGTATCCTTGGATGACCTAGTAGATAGCATCTTACGCGAGCTTAAGTCGTAA
- a CDS encoding methyl-accepting chemotaxis protein translates to MRFPRFRRGEGKKRAFSLPVGIFNFGAVKLGAKIMGGFLLVIAVFVAVVVIVDINLQRIEHAARKVLLLQKQDQLFTTMSLSIWEGYRRATDYIINGSQTHALSFEEALQRFNKAKEELEGQQLDSQTQGFVSAMAMAAKSFTETFKGNILKASQQDRMLALPILSFQMGAAVDNINNIGSHVQKEMTLQRENAKSELEWALTYAKSTLYSGLSLAFILGMLVALIFSRMVGRPIANLVAYAKRIAAGDLTAAEIKVRSRDELGQLSQAFSVMGQSLRQLIGRVREMAGEVAGLSQDLAQMSQELGESARQVALTAQEMARGAEHQAQQVTQTATAIEAQAARVERVHQQAEDMARASQLVAEKTSEGARTVEEANQQMEAISQRMEALAQVVETLGERSQQIGQIVGVISGIAEQTNLLALNAAIEAARAGEQGRGFAVVADEVRKLAEQSAQASDQIVGLIKEIQKETGRVVAGMKEGVQDVEKGTEVMQRCGEAFRAIDQAVGDLLARIRDVAEKAEEMALGAGRIKEAAESLAAGTEETAAGTEEVSAAAEEQTASVERISEAATKLAQAARALEEAVGQFKL, encoded by the coding sequence ATGCGGTTTCCCAGATTTCGGAGGGGGGAGGGCAAAAAACGAGCCTTTTCCCTCCCGGTGGGTATTTTTAACTTTGGTGCCGTAAAGCTAGGTGCCAAAATCATGGGGGGTTTCCTTTTAGTTATAGCTGTTTTTGTGGCTGTGGTAGTGATTGTGGATATAAATCTTCAACGTATTGAACATGCTGCCCGGAAAGTTTTACTCCTCCAGAAGCAAGACCAGCTTTTTACTACCATGTCCTTATCTATCTGGGAAGGTTATAGGCGCGCAACCGATTACATAATTAATGGATCCCAGACCCATGCTTTAAGCTTTGAGGAAGCTCTCCAACGTTTCAATAAAGCTAAAGAAGAATTGGAAGGCCAACAGCTAGACAGCCAGACCCAGGGCTTTGTGTCCGCCATGGCCATGGCTGCTAAAAGCTTTACGGAGACCTTTAAAGGAAACATTTTAAAAGCTAGCCAGCAGGACCGGATGCTTGCTTTGCCCATCTTAAGCTTTCAGATGGGGGCAGCGGTGGATAATATTAACAATATCGGTAGCCATGTTCAAAAAGAGATGACGCTTCAGCGTGAAAACGCCAAGTCAGAGCTGGAATGGGCACTGACCTATGCTAAAAGCACTCTATATTCGGGCTTAAGTTTAGCCTTTATATTAGGAATGCTGGTGGCCTTGATATTTAGCCGTATGGTGGGACGTCCTATAGCTAATCTTGTAGCCTATGCTAAGCGAATTGCAGCGGGAGATTTAACGGCAGCCGAGATAAAAGTAAGATCCCGGGATGAGCTAGGACAGTTAAGCCAGGCCTTTAGTGTTATGGGACAGAGTTTGCGCCAACTTATTGGGCGGGTTAGGGAGATGGCAGGGGAAGTGGCAGGCTTAAGCCAGGATTTAGCCCAAATGTCTCAGGAATTAGGAGAATCCGCCCGGCAGGTAGCTTTAACGGCCCAGGAGATGGCCCGGGGTGCTGAACACCAAGCCCAGCAGGTCACCCAAACGGCCACAGCTATAGAAGCTCAAGCTGCGCGGGTAGAAAGGGTACATCAGCAAGCTGAAGATATGGCCCGGGCCTCCCAGTTGGTGGCGGAGAAGACATCTGAAGGTGCTCGTACGGTGGAAGAAGCTAACCAGCAGATGGAGGCCATTTCCCAGCGCATGGAGGCCCTGGCCCAGGTGGTGGAAACATTAGGAGAACGGTCCCAACAGATAGGTCAAATTGTAGGGGTCATCTCTGGCATCGCCGAACAGACCAATCTTTTAGCCCTGAATGCGGCTATTGAAGCGGCCAGGGCAGGGGAGCAGGGTCGCGGTTTCGCCGTGGTAGCTGATGAGGTAAGGAAGTTAGCCGAGCAGTCCGCCCAGGCTAGTGATCAGATAGTGGGCCTCATAAAGGAGATACAAAAGGAAACAGGTCGGGTAGTGGCCGGGATGAAAGAAGGAGTCCAGGATGTGGAAAAGGGGACCGAAGTTATGCAACGCTGCGGGGAGGCTTTCAGGGCTATCGATCAGGCTGTAGGAGACCTTTTAGCCCGTATCCGAGATGTGGCAGAAAAAGCTGAAGAGATGGCCCTAGGTGCGGGTCGCATCAAGGAAGCTGCCGAGAGCCTGGCTGCGGGTACAGAAGAGACAGCGGCCGGGACGGAAGAGGTTTCTGCGGCTGCGGAGGAGCAGACGGCTTCTGTAGAAAGGATAAGTGAGGCGGCTACCAAGTTGGCCCAAGCTGCCCGTGCCCTGGAGGAAGCTGTAGGCCAATTTAAGTTATAA
- a CDS encoding chemotaxis protein CheA yields the protein MNGFNMSQYLSLFLDEAEEQLQQLDEAIVLLEQEPSNRELLNKIFRIAHTLKGSSASMGFEKMATLTHRMESVLDALRQGKLAVTPTIVDLLLACLDKLKELKNELSQGQEGEVDTGGLVQRLEEILAGGLIQEEAVEPSPFERPLELDDVEENVIRAAEVRGWRAYEIRVELEPDCRMKGARAFLVFNNLKDLGEVIKSEPHTQELEAEKFENTFRLAFVSKEDPDTLANVIKSISEIREVTVRPIVLEEDQVLAPQATSGPSPSRTLAVEEPLLKRGMERRVTQTVRVDVQRLESLMNLVGELVIDRTRLAEVSNNLRSRLGNEELVETLDEISTHIGRITSELQEEIMKARMFPIDQVFNRFPRMVRDLAHKAGKEIEFIVEGRETELDRTVIEEIGDPLIHLLRNAIDHGIESPEERVRLGKPRYGTIILKAFHQENQIVITVQDDGRGMDPEALKRRAIEQGLLTPEAATRLTKREALDLIFLPGFSTSERVTDVSGRGVGMDIVKAHLEKINGTIDIQTTPGVGTCFTIKLPLTLAINRSLLVTLEDQVYALPLANVVEIIEVEPQQVRRIQQQEVVVLRGQVLPLVHLARALGIKRNYRFGTHKTAVVIVGLAEKRVGFIVDTLIGEQEIVIKSLGNYIGKIPGIAGATIMGDGRVALILDVHSLLSLLETEAESALAS from the coding sequence ATGAATGGATTCAATATGTCCCAGTATTTAAGCCTTTTCTTGGATGAGGCCGAGGAGCAGCTCCAACAGCTCGATGAAGCCATAGTCCTTTTGGAGCAGGAACCTAGCAACCGCGAGCTATTAAACAAGATCTTTCGTATAGCCCATACTTTAAAGGGTTCTTCTGCCTCCATGGGCTTTGAGAAAATGGCTACCTTAACCCACCGGATGGAAAGTGTTCTGGATGCTTTACGTCAAGGTAAATTAGCGGTTACCCCTACCATTGTGGACCTCCTTTTAGCCTGTCTGGATAAGCTTAAGGAGCTTAAAAATGAGTTATCTCAGGGCCAGGAGGGGGAAGTAGATACCGGGGGTTTAGTCCAGCGCCTAGAGGAAATCCTGGCTGGAGGATTAATTCAGGAGGAGGCTGTAGAGCCCTCGCCCTTTGAGCGTCCTTTAGAACTAGATGATGTGGAAGAGAACGTTATCCGGGCAGCCGAAGTACGGGGCTGGCGGGCTTACGAAATTAGAGTGGAGCTAGAGCCCGATTGCCGGATGAAGGGAGCCCGGGCCTTTTTGGTTTTCAATAACCTAAAAGATTTGGGTGAGGTCATCAAAAGCGAGCCCCATACCCAAGAATTAGAAGCAGAGAAATTTGAAAATACTTTCCGGTTGGCCTTCGTTAGTAAGGAAGATCCCGACACCCTGGCTAATGTCATTAAGTCCATTTCAGAAATAAGGGAAGTTACTGTACGGCCTATCGTATTAGAGGAAGATCAGGTGCTAGCTCCTCAGGCCACCTCTGGACCTAGCCCCTCCCGGACTTTAGCGGTTGAGGAACCTTTACTTAAGCGGGGGATGGAACGTCGGGTTACCCAGACGGTAAGGGTAGATGTGCAGCGCTTGGAATCTTTAATGAATCTGGTGGGGGAGCTGGTGATAGATCGTACCCGCCTAGCTGAAGTGAGTAACAATTTGAGGAGTCGTCTAGGTAATGAAGAGCTAGTGGAGACTTTAGATGAAATTTCTACGCATATAGGTCGTATAACCTCGGAACTCCAGGAAGAGATCATGAAAGCCCGTATGTTCCCCATTGACCAGGTCTTTAACCGTTTCCCCCGTATGGTACGGGATCTAGCCCATAAGGCAGGAAAAGAGATCGAGTTCATTGTGGAGGGACGTGAAACGGAACTTGACCGTACGGTTATAGAGGAGATAGGTGACCCCCTCATCCATCTTTTGCGCAACGCCATAGATCATGGAATCGAAAGCCCGGAGGAAAGGGTGCGCCTGGGTAAGCCGCGTTATGGCACTATTATACTCAAGGCCTTCCATCAGGAAAACCAAATAGTTATTACAGTGCAGGATGATGGCCGGGGTATGGACCCTGAAGCTTTAAAACGGCGGGCTATAGAACAGGGCCTTTTGACCCCAGAGGCTGCTACTAGACTTACGAAGCGCGAGGCGCTAGATCTTATTTTTCTTCCTGGGTTTTCTACTTCCGAACGGGTAACTGATGTTTCTGGCCGTGGCGTAGGCATGGATATTGTGAAAGCGCACTTAGAGAAAATAAATGGTACTATCGATATCCAGACTACTCCTGGTGTTGGTACCTGCTTTACTATTAAGCTACCCTTAACCCTAGCTATTAACCGTTCTCTCTTGGTAACCTTGGAGGACCAGGTTTATGCCCTTCCCCTGGCTAACGTGGTGGAAATAATAGAGGTGGAGCCCCAGCAGGTCCGGCGTATCCAACAACAGGAGGTAGTAGTATTAAGGGGCCAGGTTTTACCTTTGGTCCATTTGGCTAGGGCTTTAGGCATAAAGAGAAATTATCGTTTTGGTACCCATAAGACGGCAGTGGTTATTGTGGGACTGGCTGAAAAAAGGGTGGGCTTCATAGTCGATACCTTAATAGGAGAACAGGAGATCGTGATTAAATCCTTGGGTAATTATATAGGCAAGATACCCGGCATTGCGGGAGCCACTATCATGGGGGATGGCCGTGTAGCTCTGATCCTTGATGTGCATAGCCTCTTAAGCCTTTTGGAAACGGAGGCCGAGAGCGCCCTTGCTAGCTAG
- a CDS encoding chemotaxis protein CheW, with protein MVQLVVFQLAGETYGVDINHVHEIIRLQPITEVPRTPDFIEGVINLRGRIIPVIDLHKRFGLPSVEATNNTRIMVVEVGGMTVGMIVDAVNEVLRLPEENIEPPPPIIKGVDVAYLKGVGKWEDKLIILLDLDRVLQEKEQEELKQEFAPGVAEV; from the coding sequence ATGGTCCAGCTAGTAGTATTTCAGTTAGCAGGAGAGACTTATGGGGTAGATATAAACCACGTCCACGAAATAATCCGCCTCCAGCCCATCACTGAAGTTCCCCGTACTCCTGATTTTATAGAGGGGGTTATAAATTTACGTGGCCGCATTATCCCAGTGATAGATTTACATAAACGTTTTGGTTTACCTTCGGTGGAAGCTACCAATAATACCCGCATTATGGTGGTGGAAGTAGGAGGCATGACGGTAGGGATGATTGTAGATGCCGTAAATGAAGTGTTGCGTCTGCCAGAGGAAAACATTGAACCTCCTCCTCCTATTATTAAAGGGGTAGATGTGGCTTACCTTAAAGGTGTGGGTAAGTGGGAAGATAAGCTTATCATCCTCCTCGACCTAGACCGCGTTTTGCAAGAGAAAGAGCAGGAAGAGCTCAAACAAGAGTTTGCCCCTGGGGTGGCTGAAGTATGA
- a CDS encoding M1 family aminopeptidase, whose product MPVNEFGLVAQGPSGYLPLSQVMPALGRSPSGGHGEGIRLPLWGSGSKKDSHYRYYPVYQIKARLEPEKRIIVGHLVLAYQNPYFYPLYDLLFNLPSNGWPGSENTLTIQRIVLNNKPASFIVKKSRLEVFLHRPLASGETLKVEISFTTYLPQRPARLGVWEDTFMVSGWYPILSPREKGAWRGMAEGIAWGDPYFADSAYYNVELELPPSLMVRASGRTTGGEQRGERVLWTFMSEKPIREFAFVLAPGWKQAYAQIDQTLITLAFRNQLPTSTLDIAMGAFAFFKEYWGPYPYSYLNLVEVPLEGLSGMEYPGLVFLSTRKGYTPPVIVHEVAHQWWYNLVGNDTISSSWIDEGLAEYSTLLYYRVHDPVLYRQLKEDIIAEAGETLNLEELSEALNRELKSFTSEKDYRQVTYRQGTVYWLKMEEKMGVKTLQEALRYIQEYYRFERIEAPWLEGILNFYIQHKGK is encoded by the coding sequence TGGTTATCTACCTTTATCGCAGGTTATGCCAGCTTTGGGCCGGTCTCCTTCTGGGGGGCACGGCGAAGGAATACGGCTTCCTCTATGGGGTAGCGGATCTAAAAAGGATTCCCATTACCGTTATTATCCAGTATATCAAATAAAAGCTAGGTTAGAGCCAGAAAAGCGGATTATAGTAGGGCACCTTGTCTTGGCCTACCAGAATCCTTACTTTTACCCCCTTTATGACCTCCTCTTTAACCTACCTTCCAATGGCTGGCCGGGGAGTGAAAATACCCTTACTATCCAGAGGATCGTCCTCAATAATAAACCTGCTTCTTTTATAGTGAAGAAAAGCAGGTTGGAAGTATTCCTTCACCGACCCTTGGCTTCTGGAGAGACTTTAAAAGTGGAAATATCTTTTACTACTTATTTACCCCAGCGTCCGGCTCGTTTAGGTGTGTGGGAGGATACTTTTATGGTTTCAGGATGGTATCCTATCTTAAGCCCCCGGGAAAAAGGAGCTTGGCGCGGTATGGCGGAGGGAATAGCTTGGGGTGATCCTTATTTTGCCGATTCCGCCTATTATAATGTAGAGCTGGAATTACCACCTTCCTTAATGGTTAGGGCCAGCGGGCGAACTACTGGAGGGGAGCAAAGAGGAGAGCGAGTCTTATGGACTTTTATGAGCGAAAAACCCATTCGCGAGTTTGCCTTTGTCCTTGCGCCAGGCTGGAAGCAAGCATACGCTCAAATAGACCAAACTTTAATAACCCTGGCCTTTCGCAATCAGCTCCCCACTTCTACCTTGGATATAGCGATGGGGGCCTTCGCTTTTTTTAAGGAGTACTGGGGCCCTTACCCCTACTCTTACTTAAACCTCGTTGAGGTACCCTTGGAGGGCCTTTCGGGGATGGAGTACCCAGGACTAGTTTTTTTAAGCACCCGTAAAGGTTATACTCCTCCGGTTATTGTACATGAGGTTGCTCACCAGTGGTGGTATAATTTGGTAGGCAATGATACTATTTCTTCATCGTGGATAGATGAAGGGCTGGCGGAATATAGTACTCTCCTTTACTATCGGGTACACGATCCCGTTTTATATAGGCAACTTAAGGAGGACATAATAGCTGAAGCAGGGGAAACCTTAAATTTAGAGGAACTTTCAGAGGCATTAAATCGAGAGCTTAAAAGTTTTACTTCCGAAAAGGATTATCGCCAGGTGACTTACCGTCAAGGGACGGTTTATTGGTTAAAGATGGAAGAGAAGATGGGGGTAAAAACTTTACAAGAAGCCTTACGCTATATTCAGGAATATTATCGCTTTGAACGTATAGAGGCCCCGTGGTTGGAAGGCATTCTGAATTTCTATATCCAGCATAAAGGGAAGTAA